From the Burkholderia glumae LMG 2196 = ATCC 33617 genome, one window contains:
- a CDS encoding CaiB/BaiF CoA transferase family protein, translating into MSAKPGPLAGVKVLEFGTLIAGPFAARLFAEFGAEVIKIEDPNGGDPLRKWRKLYPEAGGTSLWWSVQARNKKSVTLNLKTDEGRRIAQQLAAEADIVIENFRPGLLEKLGLGYDVLSAGNPGLVMVRLSGYGQSGPYRDRPGFGAIAEAMGGLRHITGYPELPPPRIGISIGDSIAALHGVIGAMMALHHRNVNGGKGQVVDVALYEAVFNMMESVVPEYGVYGMVRERTGASLPGIVPSNTYACADGSIVIGGNSDPIFKRLMQAIERPDLADDPALAHNDGRVPRTAEIDAAIAAWLAPRTIEAALAVLNAADVPAGRIYSVADMFTDPQFVARQMIGQFRLPDGQQIALPAVTPKLLDTPGQTRWLGPELGEHTDEVLGALGYDSRAIAALRDRRVI; encoded by the coding sequence ATGAGCGCAAAACCGGGCCCGCTCGCGGGCGTCAAGGTGCTCGAATTCGGCACGCTGATCGCGGGGCCGTTCGCGGCGCGCCTGTTCGCCGAGTTCGGTGCCGAAGTGATCAAGATCGAGGACCCGAACGGCGGCGACCCGCTGCGCAAGTGGCGCAAGCTCTACCCGGAGGCGGGCGGCACGTCGCTCTGGTGGTCGGTGCAGGCGCGCAACAAGAAGTCGGTCACGCTGAACCTGAAGACCGACGAGGGCCGGCGCATCGCGCAGCAGCTCGCCGCCGAGGCCGACATCGTGATCGAGAATTTCCGGCCCGGCCTGCTCGAAAAGCTCGGCCTCGGCTACGACGTGTTGTCGGCCGGCAATCCCGGCCTCGTCATGGTGCGGCTGTCCGGCTATGGTCAGAGCGGCCCGTACCGCGACCGGCCCGGTTTCGGTGCGATCGCCGAAGCGATGGGCGGGCTGCGCCACATCACCGGCTACCCCGAGCTGCCGCCGCCGCGCATCGGCATCTCGATCGGCGATTCGATCGCGGCGCTGCATGGCGTGATCGGCGCGATGATGGCGCTGCACCACCGCAACGTGAACGGCGGCAAGGGGCAGGTGGTCGACGTCGCGCTCTACGAGGCCGTGTTCAACATGATGGAAAGCGTGGTGCCCGAGTACGGCGTATACGGCATGGTGCGCGAGCGCACCGGCGCGTCGCTGCCCGGCATCGTGCCGTCGAACACCTATGCATGCGCGGACGGCAGCATCGTGATCGGCGGCAACAGCGACCCGATCTTCAAGCGTCTGATGCAGGCGATCGAGCGTCCCGACCTGGCCGACGACCCCGCGCTCGCGCACAACGACGGCCGCGTGCCGCGCACCGCCGAGATCGATGCGGCGATCGCCGCTTGGCTCGCGCCGCGCACCATCGAGGCCGCGCTCGCGGTGCTGAACGCGGCCGACGTGCCTGCCGGGCGCATCTACAGCGTCGCCGACATGTTCACCGATCCGCAGTTCGTCGCGCGCCAGATGATCGGGCAGTTCCGGCTGCCCGACGGGCAGCAGATCGCGCTGCCCGCGGTCACGCCGAAGCTGTTGGACACGCCGGGCCAGACGCGCTGGCTTGGTCCCGAACTCGGCGAGCACACCGACGAGGTGCTGGGTGCGCTCGGCTACGACTCGCGGGCGATCGCGGCGCTGCGGGACAGGCGCGTGATCTGA
- a CDS encoding DNA polymerase III subunit gamma/tau yields MTYQVLARKWRPKDFASLVGQEHVVRALTHALDGGRLHHAYLFTGTRGVGKTTLSRIFAKALNCETGVTSQPCGVCRACREIDEGRFVDYVEMDAASNRGVDEMAALLERAVYAPVDARFKVYMIDEVHMLTNHAFNAMLKTLEEPPPHVKFILATTDPQKIPVTVLSRCLQFNLKQMPAGHIVMHLERILGEERVAFEPQALRLLARAAQGSMRDALSLTDQAIAYSANEVTEAAVSGMLGALDQTYMVRLLDAIASSDGPEILAIADEMALRSLSFSTALQDLAGLLHRIAWAQFAPASVLDEWPEAADLRRFAEALSPEQVQLYYQIATVGRGELGLAPDEYAGFTMTLLRMLAFAPAASGGAPVPGAAPAVAAGGRRAAAPVAPAGAGARDAAAHAMPPVAAAASARPAPAPVAQAAAEPPPAAVAAPRAVPPAAARDVATAKRPAELPVRAEQARPAESDEAAAVAPRESAPDLADEPAESPLASQLESSDVALGAGPTPPAEPAAMLEPSLRADTPPMAESAAEAAFAEDVSSLPAALPQASPPSADAAPLAAAPRPDRVEPAAVRPPAAPVAAPGERSDALRGGGAAAALDVLRNAGMRVSSDRGRAASAAKPAPAAKSAAPRVNVPTPRPRTAQPSRPAAAADPSAPPPWDDMPPDDYLPISADDHYGPPPDDGYLPVFDSSPDDVRVAPQPAPAPADTRPLPPAIALDAIGYAGEWPQLAATLTLKGVAYQLAFNSELISAQGGVLKLAVPVPQYADAAQVVKLKTALAEALGKPVEVAVEVGPARRTAAALDAVERAKRQREAEQEIGADPFVQQLIRDFGARIVEGSVRPVASDAAAAGPAGQCGAPTLH; encoded by the coding sequence ATGACCTATCAAGTTCTCGCACGCAAGTGGCGTCCGAAGGATTTCGCTTCGCTCGTCGGCCAGGAGCACGTCGTCAGGGCGCTCACGCACGCGCTCGACGGCGGGCGTTTGCATCACGCCTATTTGTTTACGGGCACGCGCGGCGTCGGCAAGACCACGCTGTCCCGGATCTTCGCCAAGGCGCTCAATTGCGAGACGGGCGTCACCTCGCAGCCGTGCGGCGTATGCCGTGCCTGCCGTGAGATCGACGAGGGCCGTTTCGTCGACTATGTCGAAATGGATGCGGCGAGCAATCGCGGTGTCGACGAAATGGCCGCGCTGCTCGAGCGCGCCGTGTACGCGCCCGTGGACGCGCGCTTCAAGGTCTACATGATCGACGAAGTCCACATGCTGACGAACCACGCCTTCAACGCGATGTTGAAGACGCTGGAAGAGCCGCCGCCGCACGTCAAGTTCATCCTTGCCACCACCGATCCGCAGAAGATTCCCGTCACCGTCCTGTCGCGCTGCCTGCAGTTCAATCTGAAGCAGATGCCGGCCGGCCATATCGTGATGCATCTCGAGCGCATTCTGGGCGAGGAGCGCGTCGCGTTCGAGCCACAGGCGCTGCGGCTGCTCGCGCGCGCGGCACAGGGCAGCATGCGCGATGCGCTGTCGTTGACCGATCAGGCGATCGCCTATTCGGCCAACGAGGTGACCGAGGCGGCCGTGTCGGGAATGCTCGGCGCGCTGGACCAGACCTACATGGTCCGGTTGCTCGACGCGATCGCCTCGTCCGACGGCCCCGAAATCCTCGCGATCGCCGACGAGATGGCCTTGCGCAGCCTGTCGTTCTCGACCGCGCTGCAGGATCTGGCCGGCCTGCTGCACCGCATCGCCTGGGCGCAGTTCGCACCGGCCTCGGTGCTCGACGAGTGGCCCGAGGCGGCCGACCTGCGCCGCTTCGCCGAGGCGCTGAGCCCGGAGCAGGTGCAACTCTATTACCAGATCGCGACGGTCGGCCGGGGCGAACTCGGCCTCGCGCCCGACGAATATGCGGGTTTCACGATGACGCTGCTGCGGATGCTGGCGTTCGCGCCAGCCGCGAGCGGCGGCGCGCCAGTGCCTGGCGCGGCGCCTGCCGTGGCCGCCGGCGGCCGTCGCGCGGCCGCGCCGGTGGCGCCGGCCGGAGCCGGCGCGCGCGATGCCGCAGCGCATGCGATGCCACCCGTGGCCGCCGCGGCGTCTGCAAGGCCCGCGCCCGCCCCGGTGGCGCAGGCTGCGGCCGAGCCGCCGCCCGCGGCCGTCGCCGCACCGCGCGCGGTGCCGCCAGCGGCGGCCCGCGATGTCGCGACAGCGAAGCGGCCGGCCGAGTTGCCGGTGCGCGCCGAGCAAGCGAGGCCCGCCGAATCGGACGAGGCGGCCGCTGTCGCGCCGCGCGAATCGGCGCCGGACCTCGCGGACGAGCCTGCCGAGTCGCCGCTTGCCTCGCAGCTCGAATCATCCGATGTCGCGCTCGGCGCCGGGCCGACGCCGCCCGCTGAACCGGCGGCCATGCTCGAGCCGTCGCTGCGCGCCGACACGCCGCCGATGGCCGAGTCTGCGGCCGAAGCCGCGTTTGCCGAAGACGTCTCGTCCTTGCCCGCCGCCTTGCCGCAAGCATCTCCGCCGTCGGCTGACGCCGCGCCGCTTGCCGCCGCGCCGCGTCCCGATCGGGTCGAGCCTGCCGCGGTCCGGCCTCCGGCCGCGCCGGTTGCCGCGCCGGGCGAACGTTCCGACGCGCTGCGCGGCGGGGGCGCCGCCGCCGCGCTCGACGTACTGCGCAACGCCGGCATGCGCGTCTCGTCCGATCGCGGCCGCGCAGCCTCGGCCGCCAAGCCGGCGCCGGCGGCCAAGTCCGCCGCGCCGCGCGTGAACGTGCCGACCCCGCGCCCGCGCACGGCGCAGCCGTCCCGTCCCGCCGCCGCGGCCGATCCGTCGGCGCCGCCGCCGTGGGATGACATGCCGCCCGACGATTACCTGCCGATCTCGGCCGACGACCACTACGGGCCACCGCCCGACGACGGCTACCTTCCCGTCTTCGACAGCAGTCCCGACGACGTGCGCGTCGCGCCGCAGCCGGCGCCCGCACCGGCTGACACCCGACCGCTGCCGCCCGCCATCGCGCTCGACGCGATCGGCTATGCCGGCGAATGGCCGCAACTGGCCGCGACCCTGACGCTCAAGGGCGTCGCTTACCAGCTCGCGTTCAACAGCGAACTGATTTCCGCTCAGGGCGGCGTGCTGAAGCTGGCCGTGCCGGTGCCGCAGTATGCCGACGCGGCGCAGGTGGTGAAGCTGAAGACGGCGCTTGCCGAGGCGCTCGGCAAGCCGGTCGAGGTGGCCGTCGAGGTCGGTCCCGCGCGGCGCACGGCGGCCGCGCTCGATGCGGTCGAGCGCGCGAAGCGCCAGCGCGAGGCCGAGCAGGAGATCGGCGCCGATCCGTTCGTCCAGCAACTGATTCGCGACTTCGGCGCGCGTATCGTCGAGGGCTCGGTGCGGCCCGTCGCGAGCGACGCCGCAGCGGCCGGGCCGGCCGGGCAGTGCGGCGCGCCCACGCTGCATTGA
- a CDS encoding YbaB/EbfC family nucleoid-associated protein produces the protein MMKGQLAGLMKQAQQMQENMKKMQEQLALIEVEGQSGAGLVKVTMTCKNEVRRVAIDPSLLADDKDMLEDLVAAAFNDAVRKAEATSQEKMSGMTSGLPLPPGFKLPF, from the coding sequence ATGATGAAAGGCCAACTCGCCGGGCTGATGAAGCAGGCTCAGCAGATGCAGGAAAACATGAAGAAGATGCAGGAGCAGCTCGCCCTCATCGAAGTCGAAGGCCAGTCGGGCGCGGGGCTCGTGAAGGTGACGATGACCTGCAAGAACGAAGTGCGGCGCGTGGCGATCGACCCGAGCCTGCTCGCGGACGACAAGGACATGCTCGAGGATCTGGTGGCGGCGGCCTTCAACGATGCGGTGCGCAAGGCGGAAGCCACCTCGCAGGAAAAGATGAGCGGCATGACTTCCGGGCTGCCGCTGCCCCCGGGCTTCAAGCTGCCGTTCTGA
- the surE gene encoding 5'/3'-nucleotidase SurE — translation MRILLSNDDGYLAPGLAALYEALRPFADVTVMAPEQNCSGASNSLTLSRPLSLHRSAASGFHYVNGTPTDSVHLALTGMLDERPDLVVSGINNGQNMGDDTLYSGTVAAATEGIMFGIPAIAFSLVDKDWVELESAARVAADIVRHFIAQPMPGQPFLNVNIPNLPYAAIKGWQVTRLGKRHPSQPVIRQTNPRGEPIYWIGAAGAALDASDGTDFHATANGYVSITPLQLDLTDTQKLAATRDWARARSDAS, via the coding sequence ATGCGAATCCTACTCAGCAACGACGACGGTTATCTGGCGCCCGGCCTCGCCGCGCTCTACGAGGCGCTGCGGCCGTTTGCCGACGTGACCGTGATGGCGCCCGAGCAGAACTGCAGCGGGGCATCCAATTCCCTGACGCTCTCGCGGCCGCTGTCGCTGCACCGCTCGGCAGCGAGCGGCTTCCACTACGTGAACGGCACGCCGACCGATTCGGTCCACCTGGCGCTGACGGGCATGCTCGACGAGCGGCCCGACCTCGTCGTGTCGGGAATCAACAACGGCCAGAACATGGGCGACGACACGCTCTATTCCGGCACCGTCGCCGCCGCCACCGAAGGCATCATGTTCGGCATCCCGGCAATCGCGTTTTCGCTCGTCGACAAGGACTGGGTGGAACTCGAGTCGGCCGCCCGCGTGGCCGCCGACATCGTCCGGCATTTCATCGCGCAGCCGATGCCGGGCCAGCCGTTCCTGAACGTCAACATTCCGAACCTGCCCTACGCCGCGATCAAGGGCTGGCAGGTCACGCGGCTCGGCAAGCGCCATCCGTCGCAACCGGTGATCCGCCAGACCAATCCGCGCGGCGAGCCGATCTACTGGATCGGCGCGGCGGGCGCCGCGCTCGACGCGAGCGACGGCACCGATTTCCATGCCACGGCGAACGGCTACGTGTCGATCACGCCCTTGCAGCTCGATCTCACCGATACGCAGAAACTGGCGGCGACGCGCGACTGGGCGCGTGCGCGGAGCGACGCTTCATGA
- a CDS encoding MerR family transcriptional regulator, with protein MTRLAAPCLLTVRDAADRLGVTPRTLKYYEERGLVTPLRSEGRYRLYAEADLERFARILRLRALGFSLHGITEMLKRPSEATGDGQRRFSDASLREIHANLAQQVATLDERIAAARRELHEVETIRAELLHDIDYVERRLAGEDPDTLIARRQAAAKQGRGRRSRP; from the coding sequence ATGACCCGCCTTGCCGCCCCCTGCCTGCTGACCGTGCGCGACGCCGCCGACCGTCTCGGCGTCACGCCGCGCACGCTGAAATACTATGAGGAACGGGGACTGGTCACGCCGCTGCGCAGCGAGGGCCGCTACCGGCTCTACGCCGAGGCCGACCTCGAGCGTTTCGCGAGGATACTGCGGCTGCGCGCGCTCGGCTTCTCGCTGCACGGCATCACGGAGATGCTGAAGCGGCCGAGCGAGGCGACGGGCGACGGGCAGCGGCGCTTCTCGGACGCTTCGCTGCGCGAGATCCATGCGAATCTCGCGCAGCAGGTGGCGACGCTCGACGAACGGATCGCCGCCGCGCGCCGCGAGCTGCACGAGGTCGAGACGATCCGTGCCGAACTGCTGCACGACATCGACTACGTCGAGCGACGCCTGGCCGGCGAAGATCCCGATACGCTGATCGCGCGCCGCCAGGCGGCCGCGAAGCAGGGCCGCGGCCGCAGGTCACGGCCATGA
- the trxA gene encoding thioredoxin TrxA: MSEQIKHISDTSFEQDVVRSDKPVLLDFWAEWCGPCKMIAPILDEISKEYGDKLTIAKINVDDNTATPARYGVRGIPTLILFKNGVLAAQKVGALSKSQLTAFLDSHL; this comes from the coding sequence ATGAGCGAACAGATCAAACACATCAGCGACACGTCGTTCGAACAGGACGTCGTACGATCCGACAAGCCCGTGCTGCTCGATTTCTGGGCCGAATGGTGCGGCCCCTGCAAGATGATCGCCCCGATCCTCGACGAAATCTCGAAGGAATACGGCGACAAGCTGACGATCGCAAAGATCAACGTCGACGACAACACGGCGACGCCGGCGCGTTACGGTGTGCGCGGCATCCCGACGCTGATTCTGTTCAAGAACGGCGTGCTCGCCGCACAAAAGGTCGGCGCCCTGTCCAAATCGCAATTGACCGCGTTTCTCGACAGCCACCTGTAA
- a CDS encoding MFS transporter, whose translation MSSLLSARSPHGSLAAPCGGLFRWALAVVTGLDYFDNALFSFFASYIAGGINASPDELVWASSAYAITAVLGILQQQWWIDRVGHRRYVSGCLLLYALGASAAALADTSLELAFARGFQGYFIGPMMGACRILIQITYPPQERAPALRAFLVMLLLGTSLAPIVGGELIARFTWRAVFACTVPMALASSALAYATLPDAGHAPPAERTPSQIWPYVIFAFAQGSLQIVMQQVRYQLFLSSPLLILLTLAGFAALALFARHQWSQPAPLVRMSALRLRTFQVGLLLYVLYYYITTSFSYLTSRLLEAGLDYPVENAGRLTGATSLIASAALFVYLRYAKHVTHKKWFIVPGFALAAGAALAMARLSPGVGEAELIVPLLMRGLLLLFIVMPVANLTFRAFPIDDYTHSYRLKNIVRQLTLSFATSSVIIIEQHRDALHRARLFEQASVFNPTFAQTVDALARGYAGAGQAAGDAHALALASVSATIGRQAAFLTSLDGFLFIAGVALCGGLFAAWQKSID comes from the coding sequence ATGAGCAGCCTCCTCTCCGCCCGGTCGCCGCACGGCAGTCTCGCCGCACCGTGCGGCGGGCTGTTTCGCTGGGCGCTGGCGGTCGTCACCGGCCTCGACTATTTCGACAACGCGCTGTTCTCGTTCTTCGCCAGCTACATCGCCGGCGGGATCAACGCCTCGCCCGACGAACTCGTCTGGGCGTCGAGCGCCTATGCGATCACGGCGGTGCTCGGCATCCTGCAGCAGCAATGGTGGATCGACCGCGTCGGCCATCGGCGCTACGTGAGCGGCTGCCTGCTGCTCTACGCGCTCGGCGCGAGCGCCGCGGCGCTGGCCGACACCTCGCTCGAACTCGCGTTCGCTCGGGGCTTCCAGGGCTACTTCATCGGCCCGATGATGGGTGCCTGCCGCATCCTGATCCAAATCACCTACCCGCCGCAGGAGCGCGCGCCGGCATTGCGCGCGTTCCTCGTCATGCTGCTGCTCGGCACCTCGCTCGCGCCGATCGTCGGCGGCGAACTGATCGCGCGCTTCACTTGGCGCGCCGTGTTCGCCTGCACGGTGCCGATGGCGCTCGCGAGCTCCGCGCTGGCCTACGCCACGCTGCCCGATGCCGGCCATGCGCCGCCCGCCGAGCGCACCCCGAGCCAGATCTGGCCCTACGTGATCTTCGCCTTCGCGCAGGGCTCGCTGCAGATCGTGATGCAGCAGGTGCGCTACCAGCTGTTCCTGTCGTCGCCTTTGCTGATCCTGCTGACGTTGGCCGGCTTCGCGGCGCTGGCGCTGTTCGCGCGCCACCAATGGAGCCAGCCTGCGCCGCTGGTGCGCATGTCGGCGCTGCGGCTGCGCACGTTCCAGGTCGGCCTGCTGCTCTACGTGCTCTATTACTACATCACCACCTCGTTCAGCTATCTGACCTCGCGCCTTCTCGAGGCGGGGCTCGACTACCCCGTCGAGAACGCCGGGCGGCTGACGGGCGCCACCTCGCTGATCGCGTCCGCCGCGCTGTTCGTCTACCTGCGCTACGCGAAGCACGTCACGCACAAGAAATGGTTCATCGTGCCGGGCTTCGCGCTCGCGGCCGGCGCCGCGCTCGCGATGGCGCGGCTGTCGCCCGGCGTCGGCGAGGCCGAGCTGATCGTGCCGCTGCTGATGCGCGGCCTGTTGCTGCTGTTCATCGTGATGCCGGTCGCGAACCTGACGTTTCGTGCATTCCCGATCGACGACTACACGCACAGCTACCGCCTGAAGAACATCGTGCGGCAACTGACGCTGTCGTTCGCGACCTCCTCGGTGATCATCATCGAGCAGCATCGCGACGCGCTGCACCGCGCACGGCTTTTCGAGCAGGCGAGCGTGTTCAACCCCACGTTCGCGCAGACCGTCGACGCGCTGGCGCGCGGCTACGCCGGCGCCGGTCAGGCGGCGGGCGACGCGCACGCGCTCGCGCTGGCGTCGGTCAGCGCAACGATCGGGCGCCAGGCCGCGTTCCTGACTTCGCTGGACGGCTTCCTGTTCATCGCCGGCGTCGCGCTCTGCGGCGGCCTGTTCGCCGCCTGGCAAAAATCCATCGATTGA
- a CDS encoding protein-L-isoaspartate(D-aspartate) O-methyltransferase, translating to MSGERAKRFPLALEDLKRAPRKAAARTTERHPTSPARPTLGASVAGSPARPAGLARAAAHGPAGAAGPAGKPALALTSERVRERMVERLRANGVTDTRVLGAIAAVPRHLFVDPGLAAQAYEDAALPIGHQQTISKPSVVARMIELALAGRSPERVLEIGTGCGYQAAVLSHLARDVYSIERVKPLFERAKRNLRPLRVPNIRLHYGDGRLGLPSAAPFDAIVIAAAGLDVPQALVEQLAVGGRLVAPVGAQSGDSQVLTLVERVGPTQWRESRLDRVFFVPLKSGVI from the coding sequence ATGAGCGGCGAGCGCGCCAAGCGGTTCCCGCTTGCGCTCGAGGATCTCAAACGCGCGCCGCGCAAGGCCGCCGCCCGCACCACCGAGCGCCATCCGACTTCGCCCGCGCGGCCGACGCTCGGCGCCTCGGTCGCGGGCTCGCCGGCGCGGCCGGCCGGGCTCGCGCGCGCGGCCGCGCACGGCCCCGCCGGCGCCGCGGGTCCGGCGGGCAAACCCGCGCTCGCGCTGACGTCGGAACGGGTCCGCGAGCGCATGGTCGAACGTCTGCGCGCCAATGGGGTGACCGATACGCGCGTGCTCGGCGCGATAGCGGCCGTGCCGCGCCACCTGTTCGTGGATCCGGGCCTCGCCGCCCAGGCCTACGAGGACGCGGCGCTGCCGATCGGCCATCAGCAGACCATTTCGAAACCGTCGGTGGTGGCCCGCATGATCGAGCTCGCGCTGGCGGGCCGCTCGCCCGAGCGCGTGCTCGAGATCGGCACCGGCTGTGGCTATCAGGCGGCCGTGCTGAGCCATCTCGCGCGGGATGTTTATTCGATCGAGCGTGTCAAGCCATTGTTCGAGCGCGCGAAACGCAACCTCCGGCCGTTGCGCGTTCCGAACATCCGGCTGCATTACGGCGACGGCCGCCTCGGCCTGCCGTCGGCCGCGCCGTTCGATGCGATCGTGATCGCCGCGGCGGGGCTCGACGTGCCGCAGGCGCTTGTCGAACAACTGGCCGTGGGCGGGCGGCTCGTCGCGCCGGTAGGCGCGCAGAGCGGCGACTCGCAGGTGCTGACGCTCGTCGAGCGGGTCGGGCCGACGCAATGGCGGGAGTCCCGGCTTGATCGCGTTTTCTTTGTCCCCTTAAAATCCGGAGTGATTTGA
- the recR gene encoding recombination mediator RecR: MKQPSALSALVEALRVLPGVGPKSAQRMAYHLMQHDREGAERLGQSLLFATQHLQHCEKCNTFTEAQICEVCSDTERDPSLLCVVETPADQIMLEQTLTYRGLYFVLMGRLSPLDGIGPKEIHFDRLVRRASDGIVKEVVLATNFTNEGEATAHYLGQTLKARGLSVTRLARGVPVGGELEYVDAGTIARAMLDRRTM; this comes from the coding sequence ATGAAGCAGCCGTCCGCCCTGTCCGCCCTCGTCGAAGCACTGCGCGTGCTGCCCGGCGTGGGTCCGAAATCCGCGCAGCGGATGGCCTACCACCTGATGCAGCACGATCGGGAGGGCGCCGAGCGGCTCGGGCAGTCGCTGCTGTTCGCCACCCAGCATCTGCAGCATTGCGAGAAGTGCAACACCTTCACCGAGGCGCAGATCTGCGAGGTCTGCAGCGACACCGAGCGTGATCCGAGCCTGCTGTGCGTGGTCGAGACGCCGGCCGACCAGATCATGTTGGAGCAGACGCTGACTTACCGCGGGCTCTATTTCGTGCTGATGGGGCGGCTGAGTCCGCTCGACGGCATCGGCCCGAAGGAAATCCATTTCGACCGGCTCGTGCGGCGTGCCTCGGACGGCATCGTGAAGGAGGTCGTGCTTGCGACCAACTTCACCAACGAGGGCGAGGCGACCGCCCATTATCTCGGCCAGACGCTGAAGGCGCGCGGCCTGTCGGTCACGCGGCTCGCGCGCGGCGTACCGGTGGGCGGTGAGCTCGAATACGTCGACGCGGGCACCATCGCGCGCGCGATGCTCGACCGCCGCACGATGTGA
- the rho gene encoding transcription termination factor Rho, with protein MHLSELKSLHVSELIEMANGLEIENANRLRKQELMFAILKKRAKTGETIFGDGTLEVLPDGFGFLRSPEMSYLASTDDIYISPSQIRRFNLHTGDTIEGEVRTPKDGERYFALVKVDKVNGQPPEASKHKIMFENLTPLHPNKPLSLEREMRGEENVTGRIIDMIAPIGKGQRGLLVASPKSGKTVMLQHIAHAIKQNHPDVILFVLLIDERPEEVTEMQRSVAGEVIASTFDEPATRHVQVAEMVIEKAKRLVEMKHDVVILLDSITRLARAYNTVIPASGKVLTGGVDANALQRPKRFFGAARNIEEGGSLTIIGTALIETGSRMDDVIYEEFKGTGNMEVHLERRLAEKRVYPSINLNKSGTRREEMLIKADILQKIWVLRKFIHDMDEVEAMEFLLDKIRQTKSNSEFFDLMRRGG; from the coding sequence ATGCATTTATCCGAGCTCAAGTCTCTGCACGTGTCCGAATTGATCGAAATGGCCAACGGCCTGGAGATCGAAAACGCGAACCGCCTGCGCAAGCAGGAGCTGATGTTCGCCATTCTAAAAAAGCGCGCCAAGACGGGAGAGACGATCTTCGGCGACGGCACGCTCGAAGTCCTGCCGGACGGCTTCGGTTTCCTGCGCTCGCCCGAAATGTCGTATCTCGCGAGCACGGACGACATCTATATCAGCCCGTCGCAGATCCGCCGCTTCAACCTGCATACCGGCGACACGATCGAAGGTGAGGTCCGCACGCCGAAGGACGGCGAGCGCTACTTCGCACTGGTCAAGGTCGACAAAGTCAACGGGCAGCCGCCCGAGGCCTCGAAACACAAGATCATGTTCGAGAACCTCACGCCGCTGCACCCGAACAAGCCGCTTTCGCTCGAACGCGAAATGCGCGGCGAGGAAAACGTGACGGGCCGCATCATCGACATGATCGCGCCGATCGGCAAGGGCCAGCGCGGCCTGCTGGTCGCCTCGCCGAAGTCGGGCAAGACCGTGATGCTCCAGCACATCGCGCACGCGATCAAGCAGAACCACCCGGACGTGATTCTGTTCGTGCTGCTGATCGACGAGCGTCCGGAAGAAGTGACGGAAATGCAGCGCTCGGTGGCGGGCGAAGTGATCGCCTCGACCTTCGACGAACCGGCCACGCGCCACGTGCAGGTCGCCGAAATGGTGATCGAGAAGGCCAAGCGCCTGGTGGAAATGAAGCACGACGTGGTGATCCTGCTCGACTCGATCACGCGTCTCGCGCGCGCCTACAACACCGTGATCCCGGCCTCGGGCAAGGTGCTCACGGGCGGCGTCGACGCCAACGCCCTGCAGCGCCCGAAGCGCTTCTTCGGCGCGGCGCGCAACATCGAGGAAGGCGGCTCGCTGACCATCATCGGTACCGCGCTGATCGAAACCGGCAGCCGCATGGACGACGTGATCTACGAAGAGTTCAAGGGCACCGGCAACATGGAAGTCCACCTGGAACGCCGTCTCGCGGAAAAGCGCGTCTACCCGTCGATCAACCTGAACAAGTCGGGCACGCGCCGCGAGGAAATGCTGATCAAGGCCGACATCCTTCAGAAGATCTGGGTGCTGCGCAAGTTCATCCACGACATGGACGAAGTCGAGGCGATGGAATTCCTGCTCGACAAGATTCGCCAGACCAAGAGCAATTCCGAGTTCTTCGACCTGATGCGCCGCGGCGGCTGA